One Pseudomonas sp. MH9.2 DNA segment encodes these proteins:
- a CDS encoding penicillin-binding protein 2 produces MKLEGALYPWRFRVVVGLLGIMVGAICWRIIDLQVIDHDFLKGQGDARSVRHIPIPAHRGLITDRNGEPLAVSTPVTTLWANPKEMQQAKEKWPALAAALGQDAKLLGDRLDAQAGKEFIYLVRGLTPEQGQVVLDLKVPGVYGIEEFRRFYPAGDVTAHMVGFTDLDDHGREGVELAYDDWLAGVPGKRQVIKDRRGRLIKDVQVTKNAKAGKTLALSIDLRLQYLATRELRNAIQENDAKAGSLVIMDVKTGEVLAMVNSPTYNPNNRRTMVPAAMRNRAIIDVFEPGSTMKPISMTAALDSGRWKPTDKVEVYPGTLQIGKYTIRDVTKTEGPILDLTGILINSSNVGMSKVAFDVGGEAIFRAMQRVGLGQYTGLGFPGERVGNLPNYREWRKAETATLSYGYGLSVTALQLVHAYSALANNGRIVPLTILKTDTPPEATQAIPEATAKTVQGMLQQVIEDPRGVFRARVPSYHVAGKSGTARKTAVGTKGYAENSYRSLFAGFGPMSNPRYAVVVVIDEPGKAGYYGGLVSAPVFSKVMSGTLRLMNVTPDNLAPIPTQEQVNAAPVVKGGRG; encoded by the coding sequence ATGAAGCTCGAGGGCGCCCTCTATCCCTGGCGCTTTCGCGTGGTGGTGGGGCTGCTGGGCATTATGGTGGGCGCGATCTGCTGGCGCATCATCGATCTGCAGGTGATAGACCATGACTTCTTGAAAGGTCAGGGCGATGCTCGCAGCGTACGACACATCCCTATCCCGGCTCACCGTGGCTTGATCACCGACCGTAACGGCGAGCCATTGGCGGTCAGTACTCCTGTGACGACGCTGTGGGCCAACCCGAAAGAAATGCAGCAGGCTAAAGAGAAATGGCCTGCGCTTGCCGCCGCTCTGGGGCAGGACGCAAAACTGCTCGGCGACCGTCTGGATGCTCAGGCCGGTAAAGAATTCATCTACCTGGTTCGCGGCCTGACGCCGGAACAAGGTCAAGTCGTGCTCGACCTGAAAGTCCCTGGTGTCTATGGCATCGAAGAGTTCCGGCGTTTCTATCCGGCGGGCGATGTCACTGCACACATGGTGGGCTTCACCGACCTGGACGACCATGGTCGTGAAGGGGTCGAACTGGCGTATGACGACTGGCTTGCCGGTGTACCGGGTAAGCGACAGGTCATCAAGGACCGGCGCGGACGACTTATCAAGGATGTTCAGGTTACAAAAAACGCCAAGGCCGGGAAGACCTTGGCTTTGTCTATTGATCTGCGCCTGCAATACCTGGCCACCCGCGAGTTGCGCAACGCCATTCAGGAAAACGACGCCAAGGCTGGCAGCCTGGTGATCATGGACGTGAAGACTGGCGAAGTGCTGGCCATGGTCAACTCACCGACCTACAACCCCAACAACCGTCGCACCATGGTGCCGGCGGCGATGCGTAACCGCGCCATCATCGACGTGTTCGAGCCGGGCTCGACCATGAAGCCGATCTCCATGACCGCCGCTCTGGACAGTGGTCGCTGGAAACCTACCGACAAAGTCGAGGTTTACCCTGGCACGCTGCAGATCGGCAAATACACCATTCGTGACGTTACCAAGACCGAGGGCCCGATCCTCGATTTGACCGGGATCCTGATCAACTCCAGTAACGTCGGTATGAGTAAGGTGGCCTTCGACGTCGGCGGCGAAGCGATTTTCCGTGCGATGCAGCGAGTCGGGCTGGGCCAATACACTGGCTTGGGTTTCCCTGGCGAGCGCGTTGGCAATTTGCCTAACTACCGTGAGTGGCGCAAAGCAGAAACCGCAACCTTGTCCTATGGCTACGGTCTGTCGGTCACCGCGTTGCAGTTGGTGCACGCCTACTCCGCGCTGGCCAACAATGGCCGTATCGTGCCGCTGACCATCCTGAAAACCGACACGCCACCGGAGGCTACTCAAGCGATTCCGGAGGCTACCGCAAAAACAGTACAAGGCATGTTGCAGCAAGTGATCGAAGACCCGCGCGGTGTGTTCCGCGCTCGTGTGCCGTCCTACCATGTGGCCGGCAAAAGCGGTACCGCACGTAAAACAGCGGTGGGCACCAAGGGTTACGCCGAAAACTCCTATCGCTCTTTGTTTGCGGGCTTTGGTCCGATGAGCAACCCGCGGTACGCGGTAGTCGTGGTCATCGACGAACCCGGCAAAGCGGGCTACTACGGTGGACTGGTGTCGGCTCCAGTATTTAGCAAGGTCATGTCCGGCACGCTGCGACTGATGAACGTTACGCCGGATAATCTGGCACCAATTCCCACGCAGGAACAAGTCAATGCTGCGCCTGTTGTTAAAGGAGGGCGTGGTTAA
- a CDS encoding glutathione S-transferase N-terminal domain-containing protein: MGVTNRLACYSDPADHYSHRVRIVLAEKGVSAEIIDVVAGRHPPKLIEVNPYGSVPTLVDRDLALYESTVIMEYLDERYPHPPLLPVYPVARANSRLLIHRIQRDWCGLVDLILDSRSKEPARVQARKELRESLTGVSPLFADKPFFLSEDQSLVDCCLLPILWRLPILGIELPRPAKPLLDYMERQFAREAFQTSLSGAERDMR; encoded by the coding sequence ATGGGCGTGACCAATCGGTTGGCCTGCTACTCCGACCCCGCCGACCACTATTCCCACCGCGTGCGCATTGTGCTCGCAGAGAAAGGTGTCAGCGCTGAGATCATTGATGTAGTGGCGGGTCGTCATCCGCCGAAGCTGATCGAGGTGAACCCGTACGGCAGCGTGCCAACACTGGTCGATCGTGACCTGGCGCTGTACGAGTCGACAGTGATAATGGAATATCTGGATGAGCGTTACCCGCATCCACCTCTGCTGCCGGTCTATCCTGTCGCGCGTGCCAATAGCCGTCTGCTGATTCATCGTATTCAGCGTGATTGGTGTGGTCTGGTGGATTTGATTCTGGATTCGCGCAGCAAAGAGCCCGCGCGTGTTCAGGCGCGTAAAGAGCTGCGTGAAAGCCTTACTGGCGTTTCTCCGCTGTTCGCGGATAAACCTTTTTTCCTCAGTGAAGATCAAAGTTTGGTCGACTGTTGTCTATTGCCCATACTCTGGCGTCTCCCGATCCTGGGTATAGAATTGCCGCGGCCAGCCAAGCCGCTGCTTGATTACATGGAGCGCCAATTTGCGCGTGAAGCTTTCCAGACAAGTCTGTCCGGTGCTGAACGCGATATGCGCTAA
- a CDS encoding YraN family protein, protein MPSTPQQQAGREAEAYALKHLQQQGLRLITQNWLCKRGELDLVMLDGDTVVFVEVRYRRHAGWGGALESVDTRKRAKLILAAQFFLQKESRWADSPCRFDVVAINGDPGSAPPLDWVKNAFDS, encoded by the coding sequence ATGCCGAGCACCCCTCAGCAACAAGCAGGGCGCGAGGCTGAAGCCTACGCCCTGAAACATTTGCAACAACAGGGCCTGCGCCTGATCACGCAGAACTGGTTATGCAAACGAGGCGAGCTCGATCTGGTCATGCTCGACGGCGATACAGTAGTATTCGTCGAGGTTCGCTATCGACGTCACGCAGGCTGGGGCGGAGCGCTGGAAAGCGTGGATACCCGCAAGCGTGCAAAGCTCATACTTGCCGCACAGTTTTTTCTCCAGAAAGAGTCGCGCTGGGCAGATTCCCCATGCCGTTTCGATGTGGTGGCCATTAATGGCGACCCCGGCAGCGCGCCTCCGCTGGACTGGGTGAAGAACGCATTTGATAGCTGA
- a CDS encoding ClpXP protease specificity-enhancing factor, whose translation MNSSRPYLIRALYEWIVDNDSTPHMLVNAEYPSVQVPQGFANDGQIVLNVSPSAVRHLHMDNDAVSFEGRFGGVPHTLYVPVAAILGIYARENGQGMVFDLEPPLEDDDVIEPDDDSPPPGSEPPRPTGRPSLKVVK comes from the coding sequence ATGAACTCCAGTCGCCCTTATTTGATTCGCGCTTTGTATGAGTGGATCGTCGATAACGATAGCACCCCGCATATGCTGGTCAATGCGGAGTACCCGTCGGTGCAGGTCCCTCAGGGCTTCGCCAATGACGGCCAGATTGTTTTGAATGTATCGCCCAGTGCCGTGCGTCATCTGCACATGGATAACGATGCCGTCAGCTTCGAAGGCCGCTTCGGTGGCGTGCCGCACACGTTGTACGTCCCTGTAGCTGCGATTCTGGGCATTTATGCCCGGGAGAATGGCCAGGGTATGGTTTTTGATCTGGAGCCTCCGCTGGAGGATGACGACGTGATCGAGCCGGATGATGACAGTCCGCCACCAGGTAGCGAACCACCGCGACCTACCGGCAGGCCCAGTCTGAAAGTGGTCAAGTGA
- a CDS encoding penicillin-binding protein activator, whose amino-acid sequence MIACLRLFSALFLAALLAACASSPSSSLGELPRTPDASIEQLLEQAAAAKSPDKAALLRLSAADQANRQRDPGRAARILEQVPLDQLKPAQQVYASTLSAELALGRNQPKAALTALSHPSLQRLGELPVEQQIRTGLVQARALEADGQIMPAASERVFIAPLLKGPEASANHEAIWTLVAALPTEQLQSTSNNDLSGWLSLARAVKGGGTLEQQQAAIDTWKAQNPQHPAALQLPAPLAQLKALTSEPLTKIALLLPQDGPLASVARALREGFMAAHYQAQQAGQKPPAIEVFDSSHLTSLDDFYRQAKASGVQLVIGPLEKPLVKQLNSRPQLPITTLALNYSDAGRGGPPQLFQFGLAAEDEAREVARRAWADGKRSAAAMVPKGEWGDRVLDAFRQSWQAAGGTFIVAEHVDQPVALAQQIADMFQLRNSEARAKSLQSTVGTQVAAQPTRRQDIDFIFLAATPQQAQQIKPTLVFQYAGDVPVYATSHLFTNSGDQAQYLDLEGIRFCETPWLLNANDPLRQQVTVQWPQAAGSLGRLYAMGIDAYRLAPRLAQLKTLPDSRIDGLTGSLSMGSGQRVERQLPWAQFVGGKVQHLPDTPR is encoded by the coding sequence ATGATCGCTTGCCTGCGGCTGTTCTCTGCCCTCTTTCTTGCTGCCCTGTTGGCAGCTTGCGCCAGCTCGCCCTCGTCAAGTCTTGGCGAGCTTCCACGCACTCCTGACGCCAGCATCGAGCAATTGCTCGAACAAGCCGCTGCCGCCAAGTCGCCCGATAAAGCTGCACTACTGAGACTCAGTGCAGCCGATCAGGCCAATCGACAACGTGACCCGGGGCGTGCCGCGCGCATTCTCGAGCAGGTGCCTCTTGATCAGCTCAAGCCCGCGCAACAAGTGTATGCCAGCACACTATCGGCTGAACTAGCGCTGGGCCGAAACCAGCCCAAGGCCGCGTTGACAGCCCTGAGCCACCCAAGTTTGCAACGACTGGGCGAACTGCCAGTCGAGCAGCAGATCCGTACAGGACTGGTCCAGGCACGCGCACTGGAAGCCGACGGGCAGATAATGCCTGCCGCCAGCGAGCGGGTATTTATCGCGCCATTGCTCAAGGGCCCTGAAGCCAGCGCTAACCATGAAGCGATCTGGACACTGGTTGCTGCCTTGCCCACCGAGCAACTGCAAAGCACCAGCAACAATGACCTGAGTGGATGGCTGAGCCTGGCCCGCGCAGTCAAAGGCGGTGGCACCCTGGAGCAACAACAGGCGGCCATCGATACCTGGAAAGCGCAAAACCCACAGCACCCAGCTGCCCTGCAACTGCCGGCCCCACTGGCCCAGCTCAAAGCGCTGACCAGTGAACCGCTGACCAAAATCGCCCTGCTGCTGCCGCAAGATGGCCCGCTCGCATCTGTTGCCCGTGCATTGCGCGAAGGCTTTATGGCTGCCCACTACCAGGCGCAGCAGGCGGGCCAAAAGCCGCCAGCCATTGAAGTGTTTGACAGTTCGCACCTGACCTCTCTCGATGACTTCTACCGCCAAGCCAAAGCATCGGGTGTGCAGCTGGTCATCGGTCCGCTGGAAAAGCCGCTAGTCAAACAACTGAACAGCCGCCCGCAATTGCCTATCACCACACTGGCGCTGAACTACAGCGACGCAGGCCGGGGTGGACCTCCACAACTGTTCCAGTTCGGCCTTGCCGCTGAAGACGAAGCCCGCGAAGTCGCACGTCGCGCCTGGGCCGACGGCAAGCGCAGCGCCGCAGCCATGGTCCCTAAAGGCGAATGGGGCGATCGCGTCCTGGATGCCTTCCGCCAAAGCTGGCAAGCGGCCGGCGGCACGTTTATCGTTGCTGAACACGTCGACCAGCCTGTCGCCCTGGCCCAGCAAATCGCTGATATGTTCCAGCTCCGGAACAGCGAAGCCCGCGCCAAGAGCCTGCAAAGCACCGTCGGCACGCAAGTAGCGGCACAACCGACACGTCGCCAGGACATTGATTTCATCTTCCTTGCGGCAACACCCCAGCAAGCGCAGCAGATCAAGCCAACGTTGGTATTCCAGTACGCAGGCGATGTTCCGGTATACGCAACTTCACACCTGTTCACCAACAGCGGCGACCAAGCACAGTATCTGGATCTGGAAGGCATTCGCTTCTGTGAAACGCCGTGGCTGCTCAACGCCAACGACCCACTGCGCCAGCAAGTGACCGTGCAATGGCCACAAGCGGCAGGCAGCCTTGGCCGCCTGTACGCCATGGGGATCGACGCTTATCGTCTGGCACCGCGCCTGGCACAGCTCAAAACCCTGCCAGACAGCCGCATCGACGGCCTGACCGGCAGCCTGAGCATGGGTTCGGGTCAACGTGTCGAGCGTCAACTGCCATGGGCCCAGTTTGTCGGCGGCAAGGTTCAGCATCTGCCGGACACTCCGCGTTAA
- the rsmI gene encoding 16S rRNA (cytidine(1402)-2'-O)-methyltransferase, with product MSVRALKVLREVALIAAEDTRHSLRLMQHFGISTPLAACHEHNEREEGSRFITRLLAGDDIALISDAGTPLISDPGYHLVRQARAAGIPVVPVPGACALIAALSAAGLPSDRFIFEGFLPAKAVGRRARLELLKEEPRTLIFYEAPHRILECLQDLELVFGPERPALLARELTKTFETLKGLPLAELRAFVEGDSNQQRGECVVLVAGWTLPEDEDVIGTEARRILDLLLEEMPLKRAAALAAEITGVRKNLLYQVALEKQKDG from the coding sequence ATGAGCGTGCGCGCATTAAAAGTGTTGCGCGAGGTTGCGCTAATTGCCGCTGAAGATACTCGCCACTCGTTACGGTTGATGCAGCATTTCGGTATTTCCACGCCCTTGGCTGCCTGTCACGAGCACAACGAGCGTGAGGAGGGGAGTCGATTCATTACACGGCTGCTCGCGGGCGATGACATCGCACTGATCTCCGATGCAGGGACGCCGCTTATCTCTGATCCGGGTTATCACCTGGTCCGACAGGCGCGTGCCGCCGGCATCCCGGTGGTCCCGGTGCCGGGTGCCTGTGCGCTGATCGCCGCCTTGTCAGCGGCTGGCTTGCCCTCGGACCGGTTTATTTTCGAAGGTTTCTTGCCCGCTAAGGCGGTAGGGCGACGGGCGCGACTTGAGTTGTTGAAAGAAGAGCCGCGCACGTTGATCTTTTATGAAGCGCCACACCGCATCCTCGAGTGCCTGCAAGACCTGGAATTGGTGTTCGGCCCTGAGCGTCCAGCATTGTTGGCGCGCGAGCTGACTAAAACCTTCGAAACCCTCAAAGGTCTGCCCTTGGCAGAGCTTCGTGCGTTCGTCGAAGGTGACAGTAATCAGCAGCGCGGCGAATGCGTGGTGCTGGTCGCGGGCTGGACGTTGCCTGAAGACGAGGATGTCATCGGCACCGAAGCTCGGCGTATTCTGGATTTACTGCTGGAAGAAATGCCTCTCAAGCGCGCGGCGGCATTGGCGGCGGAGATCACGGGTGTGCGCAAGAATTTGCTTTATCAGGTAGCGCTGGAGAAACAGAAAGATGGATAA
- the rsmH gene encoding 16S rRNA (cytosine(1402)-N(4))-methyltransferase RsmH, with translation MNSGFTHITVLLDEAVEALAVRADGCYLDGTFGRGGHSRLILQHLGPGGRLLGFDKDPQAIATGQALAAEDGRFVIVQRSFAELGSELESRGLAGKVSGILLDLGVSSPQLDDPERGFSFMNDGPLDMRMDPTRGISAADFIATASAEEIARVFKEYGEERFAKRMANAVVQRRETQRFERTGDLAEVLKVANPAWEKGKNPATRAFQGLRIHVNNELGDLETGLEAALEALEIGGRLVVISFHSLEDRIVKLFMRKLAKGEADKMPRDLPIRFQAFDPKIKILGKAQFASETETKANPRSRSAVMRVAEKLR, from the coding sequence ATGAATAGCGGCTTTACCCACATCACCGTACTGCTTGACGAAGCCGTAGAGGCTCTCGCGGTGCGTGCCGATGGCTGCTACCTGGATGGCACGTTTGGGCGTGGCGGACACAGCCGTTTGATATTGCAGCACCTGGGGCCGGGCGGTCGTTTGCTGGGATTCGATAAAGACCCCCAAGCAATTGCCACCGGGCAAGCGCTGGCGGCCGAAGACGGCCGCTTTGTCATTGTGCAGCGCAGCTTTGCCGAGCTGGGTTCTGAACTCGAAAGTCGCGGTCTGGCAGGCAAGGTCAGCGGTATATTGCTCGACCTTGGCGTGTCCTCCCCACAACTGGACGACCCAGAACGCGGTTTCAGCTTCATGAACGACGGTCCGTTGGACATGCGTATGGACCCAACGCGTGGCATCAGCGCCGCCGACTTTATCGCCACTGCATCAGCAGAAGAAATCGCTCGCGTGTTCAAGGAATACGGCGAAGAGCGCTTCGCCAAGCGCATGGCAAATGCCGTGGTTCAGCGTCGTGAGACTCAGCGTTTCGAACGCACGGGTGATCTCGCGGAAGTGCTCAAGGTTGCCAACCCCGCGTGGGAAAAAGGCAAGAATCCAGCGACCCGTGCGTTCCAGGGCTTGCGTATCCACGTCAATAACGAGCTGGGCGATCTTGAAACCGGGCTTGAAGCTGCACTTGAAGCGCTGGAAATCGGTGGCCGGCTGGTTGTTATAAGCTTCCACTCGCTGGAAGATCGCATCGTCAAACTGTTCATGCGCAAGCTCGCCAAAGGCGAAGCCGACAAAATGCCCCGCGACCTGCCAATTCGGTTTCAGGCGTTTGATCCAAAAATCAAAATTCTGGGCAAGGCGCAGTTTGCCTCCGAGACTGAAACCAAAGCCAATCCACGTTCGCGTAGCGCTGTCATGCGTGTGGCGGAGAAGCTCCGGTGA
- a CDS encoding phosphoheptose isomerase — MDMQSRVRQLFQASIDTKQQAMEVLAPYIEQASQVMVNALLNEGKMLSCGNGGSAGDAQHFSSELLNRFERERPSLPAIALTTDSSTITSIANDYSYNEIFSKQIRALGQPGDVLLAISTSGNSANIIQAIQAAHDREMIVVALTGRDGGDMASLLLPEDVEIRVPAKVTARIQEVHLLTIHCLCDLIDSQLFGSEE, encoded by the coding sequence ATGGACATGCAATCCCGAGTTCGCCAGCTTTTCCAGGCCAGCATCGACACCAAGCAGCAGGCGATGGAAGTTCTTGCCCCCTACATTGAGCAAGCCAGCCAGGTTATGGTGAATGCCCTGCTCAACGAGGGCAAAATGCTTTCCTGTGGCAATGGTGGCTCGGCCGGCGACGCACAGCACTTCTCCTCGGAGCTGCTCAATCGCTTCGAGCGTGAACGCCCAAGCCTGCCCGCGATTGCGCTGACCACCGACAGCTCGACGATCACGTCCATCGCCAACGACTACAGCTATAACGAAATTTTCTCCAAACAGATCCGTGCGCTGGGTCAACCGGGCGATGTCCTGCTGGCGATTTCCACCAGCGGCAACTCGGCGAACATTATTCAAGCCATCCAGGCCGCACATGATCGCGAAATGATTGTCGTAGCATTGACGGGTCGCGACGGTGGCGACATGGCCTCGCTGCTGCTGCCAGAGGACGTGGAGATACGTGTCCCGGCCAAAGTCACCGCACGGATTCAAGAAGTCCACCTGCTGACGATCCATTGCCTATGCGATTTGATCGACAGCCAACTGTTCGGGAGTGAAGAATGA
- a CDS encoding cytochrome c1, with product MKKLFAVLMFALLPTLSFANAEGPELEKVDIDVSDKAAMQDGARTFANYCMGCHSAKFQRYERVADDLGIPHDLMQEKLIFTGAKIGDHMSIGMQPSDAKAWFGAAPPDLTLVARVRGTDWLYSYLRSFYEDPTRPWGVNNVIFPNVGMPNVLAGLQGRQVIGCKQVQVVEDGKKQYDPLTGTPLTHEACDQLTVLPKTGALTEEQFDEKVKNIVTFLAYSANPVKLEHQRIGTYVLLYLAFFFVFAYLLKREYWKDVH from the coding sequence ATGAAAAAGCTATTTGCTGTATTGATGTTTGCGCTTCTGCCTACCCTGTCCTTTGCAAACGCAGAGGGCCCTGAGTTGGAGAAGGTCGATATCGACGTGTCTGACAAGGCCGCGATGCAGGATGGGGCGCGTACCTTCGCCAACTACTGCATGGGTTGTCACAGTGCCAAGTTTCAGCGCTATGAACGCGTTGCGGACGATTTGGGCATCCCTCACGATCTGATGCAGGAAAAACTGATATTCACCGGCGCCAAAATTGGCGACCACATGAGTATCGGCATGCAGCCTTCTGATGCGAAAGCCTGGTTCGGCGCTGCACCGCCCGATCTGACCCTGGTGGCTCGTGTGCGTGGTACTGACTGGCTCTACAGCTACCTGCGCTCGTTCTACGAAGATCCGACACGTCCTTGGGGCGTGAACAACGTGATTTTCCCGAACGTCGGCATGCCAAACGTTCTGGCAGGCCTGCAAGGTCGTCAGGTGATTGGTTGCAAGCAAGTGCAAGTGGTTGAGGACGGCAAGAAGCAATATGATCCATTGACCGGTACTCCGCTGACTCATGAAGCGTGCGATCAACTGACCGTGTTGCCGAAAACCGGTGCGCTGACCGAAGAGCAGTTCGATGAGAAGGTCAAGAATATCGTGACCTTCCTGGCCTACTCGGCGAACCCGGTGAAGCTGGAGCATCAGCGCATCGGTACGTATGTGTTGCTCTACCTGGCGTTCTTCTTCGTATTCGCTTACCTGCTGAAGCGCGAATACTGGAAAGATGTCCATTGA
- the ftsL gene encoding cell division protein FtsL, with protein MSRLFLKPLPGGSFIMLLLFLAVLVSAIGVAYSAHWNRQLLNSLYSELSVRDKAQAEWGRLILEQSTWTAHSRIETLASEQLKMRIPSAAEVRMVAP; from the coding sequence GTGAGCCGCCTTTTCCTCAAGCCTCTACCTGGCGGTAGTTTCATTATGTTGCTGCTGTTCCTTGCCGTGTTGGTTTCGGCGATCGGTGTGGCTTACAGCGCCCACTGGAACCGGCAGTTACTTAACTCCCTGTACTCCGAGTTGAGCGTGCGTGACAAGGCGCAGGCAGAGTGGGGTCGGCTGATTCTTGAACAAAGCACCTGGACCGCCCACAGCCGGATTGAAACGCTGGCCAGCGAACAACTCAAAATGCGTATTCCCAGCGCTGCTGAAGTGCGGATGGTGGCGCCATGA
- a CDS encoding BON domain-containing protein, with protein MTPNRLSLLALTLCLSISGCSSVLTATRDKPIEDDRGTRTFGSKIDDSLIETKVAVNVAKANPDLDEGSHIIVTSFNGIVLLAGQTPRADLKALAEQAASSVQRVKKVNNELQVMPPSSILARNNDAWLTTKIKTQMLTDNTIPGSRIKVVTENGIVYLLGLVTQQEATRATNLVQNVSGVQKIVKLFEYID; from the coding sequence ATGACCCCTAATCGCCTTAGCCTACTGGCTTTGACACTGTGCCTCAGCATCAGCGGATGCAGCTCGGTCCTGACCGCAACCCGCGACAAACCCATCGAGGATGATCGCGGCACCCGGACTTTCGGCAGCAAGATTGATGACTCCCTGATCGAAACCAAGGTCGCGGTCAACGTTGCCAAGGCCAACCCCGATCTCGATGAAGGCTCACACATCATCGTCACCAGCTTTAACGGCATCGTATTGCTCGCTGGCCAGACACCACGTGCCGATCTGAAAGCCCTTGCAGAGCAAGCCGCAAGCTCTGTACAGCGCGTCAAGAAGGTCAATAACGAACTTCAAGTCATGCCGCCCTCCTCGATCCTCGCTCGCAACAACGATGCCTGGCTGACTACCAAGATCAAGACGCAGATGCTGACTGACAACACCATTCCGGGCTCGCGCATCAAAGTCGTGACCGAAAATGGCATCGTCTACCTGCTGGGTCTGGTGACTCAACAGGAAGCCACCCGCGCAACCAACCTGGTGCAGAACGTGTCCGGCGTACAAAAAATCGTCAAACTGTTTGAGTATATTGATTAA
- the mraZ gene encoding division/cell wall cluster transcriptional repressor MraZ produces the protein MFRGANAINLDAKGRLAMPSRYRDELDSRSAGQLIVTIDAASPCLCLYPLSEWELIEAKLRDLPTFREENRRLQRLLIGNAVDLELDGSGRFLVPPRLRDYAKLDKRVMLVGQLNKFQLWDEDAWNALAEADLAAIQQPGAMPDELRDLIL, from the coding sequence GTGTTTCGTGGTGCTAATGCAATCAATCTCGATGCAAAGGGCCGTCTCGCTATGCCGAGCCGGTACCGCGACGAGCTGGATTCGCGTAGTGCCGGGCAGTTGATCGTGACAATTGATGCTGCCAGTCCCTGCTTATGTTTGTACCCATTATCCGAATGGGAATTGATTGAAGCCAAATTGCGTGATTTGCCCACATTTCGTGAAGAGAACCGTCGCTTGCAACGATTATTGATCGGGAATGCGGTTGATTTGGAGCTCGATGGTAGCGGCCGTTTTCTGGTCCCGCCGCGCCTTCGCGATTATGCCAAGTTAGATAAGCGCGTGATGTTAGTTGGCCAGCTTAATAAGTTTCAACTGTGGGACGAGGACGCCTGGAACGCTCTTGCTGAAGCGGATCTGGCGGCCATTCAACAACCGGGCGCTATGCCTGATGAACTGCGTGATTTGATCCTGTGA